Proteins encoded in a region of the Rhodopirellula islandica genome:
- a CDS encoding porin has translation MKSKRAALWLALGGLVGLGSLNGVSAADRFVADASYQGGMPTSQAEVLPVGHFDASCDESCDTFPEMECGCGELACDGGCGDMSCGDMGGGLFDDGGCGLFECDLGDPFTLFGEACGYSVGGWVQMGYHDKALPLFNNRPDEYNLHQAWFYAEKAIDTSNGFDFGGRIDYVYGIDAQDTQAFGIDNGHWDTGWDHGQYGSALPQVYGEVGYGDLSVKFGHFFTIIGYEVVAAPDNFFYSHAYTMYNSEPFTHTGALATYNAGDDLTLYGGYTMGWDSGFEDNGDSFLGGASLAMSDDVTVTYATVVGRFGDQPGGTTSQGYMHSIVTDVALTDQLQYVLQSDYLDAEDGNGGNFKETYGLNNYLIYTVSDCLALGSRFEWYDADAGVYNGNVDVYAMTLGANVKPHANVLIRPEIRWDWVDGDDVTGILENDQDDQTTFGIDTIFLF, from the coding sequence ATGAAATCGAAACGAGCTGCTTTGTGGTTGGCCCTCGGTGGCTTGGTTGGATTGGGAAGCCTCAATGGCGTTTCTGCCGCCGACCGATTTGTGGCGGACGCAAGTTACCAAGGCGGAATGCCTACCAGTCAGGCGGAAGTCCTCCCGGTGGGGCACTTTGACGCCAGCTGTGATGAATCGTGTGACACGTTTCCTGAAATGGAATGTGGCTGCGGTGAGTTGGCCTGCGACGGTGGTTGCGGCGACATGAGCTGTGGCGACATGGGAGGCGGCCTGTTTGATGATGGCGGATGCGGGTTGTTTGAGTGCGACCTCGGCGATCCGTTCACACTCTTCGGCGAAGCCTGTGGCTACTCCGTCGGTGGTTGGGTTCAAATGGGGTACCACGACAAAGCATTGCCTTTGTTCAATAATCGCCCCGACGAATACAACCTGCACCAAGCCTGGTTCTACGCCGAGAAGGCCATCGACACGTCGAATGGTTTCGACTTCGGTGGACGCATCGATTACGTCTACGGCATCGATGCTCAAGACACCCAGGCGTTTGGCATCGACAACGGCCACTGGGACACCGGTTGGGATCACGGGCAGTACGGCAGTGCACTGCCACAGGTCTACGGTGAAGTGGGCTACGGCGACCTGTCGGTGAAATTCGGCCACTTCTTCACGATCATTGGTTACGAAGTCGTTGCCGCTCCTGACAACTTCTTCTACAGCCACGCTTACACGATGTACAACAGCGAGCCCTTCACCCACACCGGTGCTTTGGCGACTTACAACGCTGGCGATGATCTGACCCTGTATGGTGGATACACCATGGGCTGGGACAGCGGCTTTGAAGACAATGGCGACTCGTTCTTGGGCGGTGCTTCGCTGGCCATGAGTGACGATGTCACCGTCACCTACGCAACCGTTGTGGGGCGTTTTGGTGACCAGCCCGGTGGGACCACATCGCAAGGCTACATGCACTCGATCGTCACCGACGTCGCGCTGACCGATCAATTGCAATACGTTTTGCAGTCGGATTACTTGGACGCCGAAGACGGCAACGGTGGCAACTTCAAAGAAACCTACGGTCTGAACAACTACCTGATCTACACGGTCAGCGATTGCTTGGCCTTGGGCAGTCGTTTCGAGTGGTACGACGCGGACGCAGGTGTCTACAACGGCAATGTCGATGTTTACGCCATGACCTTGGGTGCCAACGTCAAACCGCACGCCAACGTCTTGATCCGCCCCGAAATTCGCTGGGATTGGGTTGACGGAGACGATGTGACTGGCATCTTGGAAAACGACCAAGATGACCAGACCACCTTCGGCATCGACACGATCTTCTTGTTCTAA
- a CDS encoding succinylglutamate desuccinylase/aspartoacylase family protein translates to MDSPKHVGNWSGKEVPAGEQRSIHLAVSESYSGISLRIPIFVQRALNPGPVVFVTAALHGDELNGTGAVRQLIQDENLDLKAGALILVPVLNLLAFERHSRYLPDRRDLNRCFPGSFSGSLAGRVARTIFDEIVGRSDYGIDLHTASVRRTNYPNVRGDLSDPKVSMLAESFGTDVIMNGQGPAGALRREACLAGCPTIVMEGGEVWKAEPRIVEIAVRGVRNVLAKLEMIDGEAEVPEARFHVETAKWVRAEKGGFLQFHVGPGDFVEKGQPLATNTTLLGFERSVLISPFDSVVIGMTTLPAVSPGEPVFHLGRLPAGVKPKTVDRQRVSDDGLESRVVEDLASNLVVVDRPEEEAS, encoded by the coding sequence ATGGATAGCCCCAAGCACGTTGGCAATTGGTCAGGGAAGGAAGTTCCTGCGGGGGAGCAGCGGAGCATTCACCTTGCCGTCAGTGAGTCGTACTCCGGAATCTCATTGCGGATTCCAATCTTTGTTCAGCGGGCGTTGAACCCGGGCCCGGTCGTGTTTGTGACCGCGGCGCTGCACGGGGACGAGCTGAATGGGACGGGCGCAGTGCGTCAGCTGATCCAGGATGAGAATCTGGACCTGAAAGCCGGGGCGCTGATTCTGGTTCCAGTGTTGAATTTGCTCGCGTTTGAGCGGCACTCTCGGTATTTGCCCGATCGTCGCGATTTGAATCGCTGCTTTCCTGGTTCCTTCTCGGGATCACTGGCTGGTCGCGTGGCGAGAACGATCTTTGATGAGATTGTTGGGCGTTCCGATTACGGGATCGATTTGCACACCGCCTCGGTTCGCCGGACGAATTACCCCAACGTCCGTGGTGATCTGAGTGATCCCAAGGTCAGTATGTTGGCGGAATCCTTCGGCACCGACGTGATCATGAATGGTCAGGGGCCCGCGGGGGCGCTTCGTCGCGAGGCGTGTTTGGCGGGGTGTCCCACGATCGTGATGGAAGGCGGCGAAGTCTGGAAGGCTGAGCCTCGGATTGTCGAGATCGCTGTTCGTGGCGTCCGAAACGTGCTCGCGAAGTTAGAAATGATCGATGGCGAGGCGGAGGTACCCGAGGCTCGGTTTCATGTTGAAACGGCCAAGTGGGTCCGGGCGGAGAAAGGCGGTTTCCTTCAATTTCACGTTGGGCCCGGCGATTTTGTTGAAAAGGGTCAGCCGCTGGCGACCAACACAACCTTGTTGGGGTTCGAACGCAGTGTCTTGATTTCGCCGTTTGACAGCGTCGTCATTGGAATGACAACGTTGCCAGCCGTTTCGCCTGGCGAGCCTGTTTTTCACCTGGGGCGTTTGCCAGCGGGGGTCAAACCCAAGACCGTGGATCGCCAGCGAGTGTCCGACGATGGGTTGGAATCACGCGTGGTCGAAGATTTGGCCAGCAATCTGGTGGTTGTCGATCGGCCCGAGGAAGAGGCTTCGTGA
- a CDS encoding porin yields MCGCEPVGGCSNEVTCGCETVGCLGDCGCNTGCDSGCDSLCGGGLGSCLPGLGDCCLDDPYTLFGDVCGIEVGGWASIGYHSKALPLFNSRPDNVQLHQAWLYAEKAIDTSCGFDIGGRIDYIYGTDGPDTQAFGIDNGHWDNQWDNGGDYGHAIPQLYTEMGYGDLSVKVGHFFTIIGYEVVAAPDNFFYSHAYTMYNSEPFTHTGALATYNVSDDLSVFGGYTLGWDSGFEDNGDTYLGGFSAGLTDDLTLTYATTIGRFGEDNAGGVEKGYMHSIVADYAVSDKLQYIFQSDLLDSEDAAGGTVRDTFGINQYLIYNINDCLSLGGRFEWYQSEGVFDDGNNDDSDVYALTTGINYRPHSNVLIRPEVRWDWVDGDYTGILENNDDDQTTFGFDTIFMF; encoded by the coding sequence GTGTGTGGTTGCGAGCCTGTTGGCGGATGCAGCAACGAAGTGACTTGCGGTTGCGAAACCGTCGGTTGCTTGGGTGACTGCGGCTGCAACACAGGTTGCGACAGCGGCTGCGATTCGCTCTGCGGCGGTGGCCTCGGTAGCTGCTTGCCCGGATTGGGCGACTGCTGCTTGGACGACCCTTACACGCTGTTCGGCGATGTCTGCGGCATCGAAGTGGGCGGATGGGCGTCGATCGGCTACCACTCAAAGGCGTTGCCTTTGTTCAACAGCCGTCCCGACAACGTTCAGCTGCACCAAGCATGGTTGTACGCTGAAAAAGCCATCGACACTTCGTGCGGCTTCGACATCGGTGGACGGATCGATTACATCTACGGTACCGACGGTCCCGACACGCAAGCGTTCGGAATCGACAACGGTCACTGGGACAATCAGTGGGACAACGGTGGGGACTACGGTCACGCCATTCCTCAGCTGTACACGGAAATGGGCTACGGCGACCTGTCGGTCAAAGTCGGTCACTTCTTCACGATCATTGGTTACGAAGTCGTTGCCGCTCCTGACAACTTCTTCTACAGCCACGCTTACACGATGTACAACAGCGAGCCTTTCACCCACACCGGTGCATTGGCAACGTACAACGTTTCGGACGATCTGAGCGTCTTCGGTGGATACACCTTGGGCTGGGATAGCGGTTTCGAAGACAACGGCGACACCTACCTCGGTGGTTTCTCGGCTGGCCTGACTGACGACCTGACCCTGACCTACGCAACCACCATCGGTCGCTTCGGCGAAGACAACGCTGGTGGAGTCGAGAAGGGCTACATGCACTCGATCGTTGCTGACTACGCTGTCAGCGACAAATTGCAGTACATCTTCCAGTCGGACTTGCTGGACAGCGAAGATGCTGCTGGTGGAACCGTTCGTGACACGTTCGGCATCAACCAGTACTTGATCTACAACATCAATGACTGCTTGTCCTTGGGTGGCCGCTTCGAGTGGTACCAAAGCGAAGGTGTGTTCGACGATGGAAACAACGACGACAGCGATGTCTACGCTTTGACGACCGGTATCAACTACCGTCCTCACTCGAACGTCTTGATTCGTCCCGAAGTTCGTTGGGACTGGGTCGATGGCGACTACACCGGGATCTTGGAAAACAATGACGACGATCAAACCACCTTCGGTTTCGATACGATCTTCATGTTCTAA
- the rpmB gene encoding 50S ribosomal protein L28, which translates to MARQCEACGKKVQMGNRIETRGKAKYLGGVGTKITGCTRRKFVPNLQKVHVTLPNGTNKSMRICTQCIRSGVVRKTVKTKPFDVSGGKKS; encoded by the coding sequence ATGGCACGACAATGCGAAGCGTGCGGCAAGAAAGTCCAAATGGGCAACCGTATTGAAACCCGGGGTAAAGCGAAGTACCTGGGCGGAGTCGGTACCAAAATCACTGGTTGCACACGCCGTAAATTTGTCCCCAACTTGCAAAAAGTTCACGTGACCTTGCCCAACGGCACCAACAAATCAATGCGGATTTGCACTCAGTGCATTCGCAGCGGTGTCGTACGCAAAACCGTGAAAACAAAACCGTTTGACGTCAGCGGCGGTAAAAAGTCCTGA
- the gatC gene encoding Asp-tRNA(Asn)/Glu-tRNA(Gln) amidotransferase subunit GatC has protein sequence MSGPGNGASVDIQKLARLARLQLTEQEQTDFGPQIADILGFVEQLSELDTSGVEPMTSALDVENRFRDDTPDQSLSAEVATRTAPASQDGTFLVPPVLGNTSSKK, from the coding sequence ATGTCCGGTCCTGGCAACGGTGCGTCCGTCGACATCCAAAAATTGGCTCGACTGGCTCGCCTTCAGCTAACGGAACAAGAGCAAACCGATTTCGGCCCGCAAATCGCGGACATCCTCGGTTTCGTGGAACAATTGTCCGAACTCGACACCTCCGGTGTCGAGCCGATGACCAGTGCGCTGGATGTCGAAAACCGATTCCGGGACGACACCCCAGACCAAAGCCTGTCTGCCGAGGTTGCGACGCGAACCGCGCCCGCCTCCCAAGATGGCACGTTTTTGGTGCCTCCCGTACTGGGAAACACTTCTTCCAAGAAATGA